GTTGGTGTATATGTTGGTAACTGTGTTACGTATTTTATCTTAATATACTTCCCTTTAAGGGCAGGAGGCGGATATTTTTCAATCTCTTTTAGCATTACTTCATTCAAAGCTGAGGTACTCACCTTTTCAGTTCGACTGAAATAAATTTTTGTAGCCAGTTCAATAGCTTGAAATATTCGCTGCTTTTCAGTTACAGATGTGAAAATAATCGGAATATAATCTAATGGCCCTAATTTCTCCTGAATTTCTTTTTTGAATTTATCGTGAGTTTTTCCATCTTTCTCAATCAAATCCCACTTATTAACCATGATCATAATGCCCTTTTTGTTCTTATGGGCGAGACCAATAATTTGCATGTCCTGGGATTCAAATCCACGTGTAGCATCAATCATGATAATACAAACGTCACTATCTTGCAGTGCTTGAATGGCCCGAATCGTTGAATAGAACTCTATATCATCCTTTGTTTTAGTTTTTTTCCTCAAACCAGCCGTGTCCGTCAGGATAAAATCCTTTCCATACAGCTTATAATGAGTATTTATAGAATCACGTGTAGTTCCTGCTATATCAGTTACAATAGTTCTTTCATCTCCTAGTAAAGCATTTAAAAATGAAGATTTACCTGCATTAGGGCGTCCCAAAATTGCTAATCTGGGAATTCCTTCAAATGGATCTTTGTGGTCATCGTTAGGAAATAGTTCTACTACAGCATCTAGCACTTCTCCTGTCCCAGATCCGCTGGCAGAGGACATGCTAAAAACTTCATCAAAACCTAAACCATAAAACTCTCCTGCCATGTAGCTTTTTTCTGTGCTGTCTGCTTTATTGGCAATTACGAACACGGGTTTACCAACTTCTCTAACGATATTAGCAAAATCTTTATCCATATCGGTCAAGCCCGTATGGCAATCCACCATAAACAAAATCACAGTGGCTTCTTTCAGCGCTTCTTTTACTTGTTTTCGAATTTCTTTTTCGAAGATATCACTAGAACCTGTAACGTAACCACCGGTATCAATGACGGTGAACTTTTTACCTGTCCATTGCGCTTCACCGTATTGTCGATCTCGCGTAACGCCCGATTCGTTATCCATAATCGCTTGCTTTCGCTCTACTAAACGATTAAAAAAAGTGGATTTTCCGACATTCGGTCTTCCTACTATTGCTACTATGTTTGACATTTTTAATTACGAATTAATAATTTTTTAATTACGAACTGGAAATGAGCACTGAACTTTATTCCATCTTCGCTTTTGTAGTTTTTTGTATTGAACCAATGATTTTCAATATTTCTTCACACATCTCAATCATAATTGATGCAGTATTAGGTTCTAATAATCAAGAATCTTTTATTAGCCTTAACCAATAATGTGTTTCTCTTGCCTCTTTGTATGAAATTGAAAGTTTAGCTAAAAAGTCCTTTCTTGATTGAGCGCCAATCGCTTCCTCGACATTTGCCCCGATAGAAGTACCTGATCTTAATACTTGGGAGGATATCTCAAAATGAGTTCCCCTTTTTAATAATTGAGCAATTCTAATAACCTCTAGAGCAAATTGATAACTTTTTAATTGAATTACATTTTGCGATTTCATTTTTGGGGATGTTTAGTTGAAAATTTTTCATGAGATGAAGTTAATAAAAACTATCAATGTCATCTCAAATTTCCCAATTGATAATTCGTAATTCGTAATTATCTAATAACCAAATCTCTTCAACTTCAAATCCTTTTTCCGCCAGTCTTGCTCTACTTTTACGAAGGTTTCCAGGTGGATTTGCTTATTGAAGAATGTTTCTAGATCCTTGCGAGATTCAATTCCTACCTTCTTAATCGCTTCTCCTGCCTTTCCTATAATAATCCCCTTTTGAGATTTTCTTTCTACATATATTTCTGCTCTTATTCGTATGATCTTCTCATCCTCTTTAAATTCAGTCACTACAACCTCACAGCTGTAGGGAACCTCCTTTTTATAATTTTGAAATATTTTTTCCCTAATGATCTCCTCCACAAAAAACTTCTCCGGCTTATCTGTCATTTCCTCTTTTGGGAAATAGGCCGGATGTACTGGCAATAGATCAATCAACTTCCCGAAAAGCTCTTCTATATTGACCTTCTCTAGAGCCGAAATCATAATTTGGTGATCGGGCTCAATAATTTCTGCCCAATA
This is a stretch of genomic DNA from Marivirga harenae. It encodes these proteins:
- the der gene encoding ribosome biogenesis GTPase Der, whose product is MSNIVAIVGRPNVGKSTFFNRLVERKQAIMDNESGVTRDRQYGEAQWTGKKFTVIDTGGYVTGSSDIFEKEIRKQVKEALKEATVILFMVDCHTGLTDMDKDFANIVREVGKPVFVIANKADSTEKSYMAGEFYGLGFDEVFSMSSASGSGTGEVLDAVVELFPNDDHKDPFEGIPRLAILGRPNAGKSSFLNALLGDERTIVTDIAGTTRDSINTHYKLYGKDFILTDTAGLRKKTKTKDDIEFYSTIRAIQALQDSDVCIIMIDATRGFESQDMQIIGLAHKNKKGIMIMVNKWDLIEKDGKTHDKFKKEIQEKLGPLDYIPIIFTSVTEKQRIFQAIELATKIYFSRTEKVSTSALNEVMLKEIEKYPPPALKGKYIKIKYVTQLPTYTPTFAFFCNLPQYIKPPYERYLENRLRENFDFEGVPIKLVFRKK
- a CDS encoding four helix bundle protein; the protein is MKSQNVIQLKSYQFALEVIRIAQLLKRGTHFEISSQVLRSGTSIGANVEEAIGAQSRKDFLAKLSISYKEARETHYWLRLIKDS
- the era gene encoding GTPase Era, which translates into the protein MSENQHKAGFVSIVGKPNVGKSTLMNALVGERLSIITSKAQTTRHRIMGILSGKDFQVVYSDTPGILSPQYELHNSMMRFVKSALEDADILLFVTDLYEKYEEDDDLIDRIKKSGVPIILVMNKIDQSKGSQAEDKMKYWAEIIEPDHQIMISALEKVNIEELFGKLIDLLPVHPAYFPKEEMTDKPEKFFVEEIIREKIFQNYKKEVPYSCEVVVTEFKEDEKIIRIRAEIYVERKSQKGIIIGKAGEAIKKVGIESRKDLETFFNKQIHLETFVKVEQDWRKKDLKLKRFGY